aaggcTTAAACTTGATCTCCATCAAATGTTCTAAAATCTTAGCTATTATAGTTCATTTTAAACTTGAAAAAAATTCTCCACATATAGCTCAATAAATAGTGGTGAGCTAAACAtactttatgtttttttttttatcttcattctttaattaattctatttatttctttttttggtcattttttaaattttaaataataaattctatgtaaagatataatatttaagAGAATTGCTAAAAATGTACATAGTGTCTATTGTCTAACACCATCTTTGATGTCATACAtgtcttatataatttaagaaaataatttttaaatattgttaAGCAATTTTGGAAAGCTACCTAATTCTATAGAAGGTATTGCGTACTACTAGTGCATAATAGTAatgtttaatattaaataatgtaGAGCAagatattgaaaaattaatgtATAATGTAATGTAAAAATATGAggtaaaataaaaagataaagttttagtaaaatattttaaagaataaagtAAAGATGGATGGGAATAGGGGTGTACGTCCATCGGTTTAGTCGGGTTATAGTATATTTTTACCAttccaatataaatatcgggttgcaaatatttaattgtaacccgcccaattaaaaattaaaaaaagtttaaCCCGCCTAATGATTTCGtcagtttggtcgggttaacccgtccaaactgttcttcacttttttttatttttttattttttttataatcattaTTCTTAGTttctaattcaaaaaattagatttaaaaaaataaaaatacattatttttttatttcaagttaaaaaaaatgctatagtctaaattaattttaaaaactttaatataagataaatataattgagtaaaataataatagaataagataataaaaaaagtaataatattgtatagattttaaattttaacttcaatatccaaacacaataaaaattattaactataaagtCTAAATTTTAAGTTAAACACTAAAATGTCcaaactttaaatacaaaatagtttggctaataaatataatttatataatatattacatacacttttattaaaaaaatatattaatcggTTTAATTCGATTTATTCGAGTTAATTGGGcgatttagaataatttataaatcacccaatatattcattgagcggtttggatttttattgtattatttcggGTTGTATTTTTTGTCGGTTTATTCAGTTTAGTTTGAGCGGTTTATTTAAGTTGGAcagtttataaattttattgaatACCCCTAGATGGAAATGCTCTAAGGTGAAATGAATTTTACTTAGTcaaagtagaaaaaaaaaaaaaagttatttatcTTGTTTCATGGTCAaaagtaaaagtaaaaataaaaatgtatactTGTTTTGATATTAGTACATGAGAAGGGAAGTAAGTAAAGTACTAATCACAAAGACAAAGATCTACAAACAACACAcactatctctctctcttttcttaacTTTAGTATATAGTTTCCTTAACCACATTGGTTTGTGTGCTCTGCTGTCTTCTCTCTCTCTAGCTCTAGCTCACTTCACTTTCACACTTTACAAACCAAAcatctctcactctctctctctttccataCTTTCTTTCACTTTCCCATTCACTTTCTTTCCACCCAAACACAACACACACAATGGGAATCAATAGAGACGCATCTACACCTCCACCGGTAATCGGAAAGATTGGACCTTACACTGTCTTTATGACCCCACCTCCAACCCCTTCTCCTAAACcaccatcatcatcaccacCGCCACCTCAGCCTCTCTTTGAGTCTCCCAAGAAGGTGGCCGTGGTGGTTCCACCTCCGGTTCAGCCACCCCCTCAGCAATTTGAAAAGTCCGTTACTACTACTGATGATGGCTCTGTTTTGGGGATCTTTAAGAATGCTGTCACTAAGGTTCAGAATGGTATGTCTTTTTTACTCAATTGGGTTTTTTTTGGTTTGGGAAATGGAGAAGGGAAAAGGGTAAATTGGGGATTTTTATTCTTTTGGGGTGGAAATGTGAGGAAGGAAAAGGCTCAATTTTTGTACTTTGTTTAGTGGTTGGTTTGGGTGTTTTGTTTGGTGAGCAGAGATTTTGaagtaattttttgtttcttGTTTGGTTGTTGGGAAAATTGGGTGTTTAAGGTTCTTTGGGTGGAAATTTGAGGAAGGAAAAGGCTCAATTTTTGTGTTTTGTGATGTGATTGTTTAGGTGTGTAACTTTGTTTAGTGGTTTTTGTTTGGTGAGCTGAgattttgaaagtgattttCTGTCTCTTGTTTGGTTGTTGGGAAAATTGATTGTTTAAGGTACAATGTTATGTTCACTTTACTTTTCAAATTCATTAACTGAAATCTAACATTTCAAGTTGAGATTTTGGGAAAGTTGAAAACATTATTTACAGTTTAATGTTGTGTGAGGAAAGCTTAGACTTTCTTGTTTGGTTGCTGAGAAAATTGGGATTTAGAGATAGTATGTTATATCTATTCTGGTATTGCTCAATTATTATGTTATTATAATAAGTATTTGAGATTGGGATTTTGATTTGCTGGTTTAATTTGCAGCACATTCTAGTCTAGATGACCATTTAGCTCGCTGGTTTGGATTAAATCAATCAAAGTATCAGTGGGCATTGGATGATTATTATGAGAACAAGGGTTTGGTAAGTATTATGCTTTTACATTTTCTCATTATCTACATTCATTTTCATTGTAATtgcacttaattttgatatcgATATTCGGTTAATCAGAATGGTTTAGCTTCCTTAGTTGAGTTTCTATTTTTTCTGTGTTGGTAGTTAAAGGAAGTTATTGAGTAAAACTTACCAAAATGTGAATCTATCTTGATAGAAACGGTTGCTCGGAATCTTTAGTTTCTTCTTTGGTAATCAAGTGTTAATCTTGCTGTTTCTATTTTGATATTATGCAATTTCGATGTATTATTCTCTTGGCTGTATGTATTTTCAGAAATCAACATTGGCATTTCATTATTCCTTGATCTTTATACTTTGGTTTATATTTTGCACAATTCTAAGTTTAGCCTAGTTAATCATTTATCTGGTTATGTGTGGATCGAAAGCCATAGTGTCTCAGGCTCTGATCCAAGGAATATTGTTTCGTTTCTTAATTTAGTTTATCACTTTGAGCTTTTCCTTAGTATATATGCTTACTCAACTACTAAATTTTTCTATAATGTTGAAGTAGCTTTCGCgtaaataactaaaatagtCAACCGATTGAATTTGATCGATGTGATGATTGAATTTGATCGATGTGATGATCACTGATTAAGCTCCCGTAAACCAAACAACTTTAGAGCAATTGTGACACTTTTTTCTCATGAAACCTTGCCCTTATACTGTATACATTTTTTCTGTATGGACTCGTTCGCTTTTCTGGCCTTGCTATACATTTGCTATTTCGAGTTGCCATGTATCTTGCTCGGTCTCAAATGTGGTCTTTTTCGACTCTTGAATTGCAGGAAAAAGGAGATTCGAAAGTGAAGGACATATCTAGTAAAATGCAAAGTGTGTAACACTTGCTGAAGAGGTAACATTAATAGTAATGTTTTCCTATTTAACACTCATTCTACTCATGAGAGTTTGTGTCCGAGCCTCATTGATCGATGAATCGTGGATTTGATCTTCATTTTGCAGTGTCACTTTCGAGAGAGAAGCTCGTGCAGATTCGTTTTGAGTATACTATATATCTATAATACTAATGTATGCAGCAGTTGCAGAAGAAGCACctcaaaatttgaagaagaagatgaaccgAAAGGCGGTCAGTCAATACaaaattgttgtttttattACCAACTGCAGAAGGAGATGTAAGAGTTTGGTTGTGTAGCTATCAAATGAGTCATTAAACTCACTTTTAGTTATAGTTTTTGGCCAaacttctttctcttctttcttttcttataatgcttttgtttagttttttcaCCATATTATTATATCTGATTTTGAGTCAATCAAGTTGTTATGGCTTATGTACTTTTGGTGTATTATATTTATGTGCTTAGTAAAATCCCATATAGTATAACTTAAACATTTTTCAGATTATTAGAGAAAGGTAATTGATCATTCATCACTATTGTTTTTAAGAAATGTTAAAATGCACTAGTACCATCTAAATGTGTTGTATtgctattagtgtaattaagtgaTACGTTAATTATTTGCAAGGCATCATTTTTAAGTGATGTTAAATACAACTAGTGTTTTAtagtaatttttgttattttaaatcGTATTTTATGAAATCATTTAtcagttaatttttttagtattgctaTTAGATACTAGAGATGTTTAGTATTATTTAGAGGTGGTGATTTGTAAACAGTTAATATATTCATAAtagttattaatatattttataaaagttattaaatttaatgatgtcaaatttaatatttaattatatcaaATAAATTCTCTTCAAAGACATAACATATATTTTATGGGGTGTTTGGTTGGTGGTCCAATGTGCCTTATCCTTATAGATTGCTTGGAAGGTAGCATATATTATGACTTcaatgtattattattattgtatgttTTGAGGGATCTAGTATAATCCAATTCCATCCATCCAATGAGATGAATGGGGACCATTGATTACTAtgactttattatttttctattttttaaataatcaagATTTACATTCCCCATTTGGACATATTTGTGATGTTATATATGACAACTTGAGATCTACTTCTTACATTATTATGATTATAATTTGATAATTAGCTCATCTTTGTACTCTTTCTTAATAGGTATAAGAACTAAGCGATCATTCTTTACATGATTAGAACCAAATTTTTGTACATTTAATCTAGGAGCGTTCGCGGTGTGGGTGGTAcgatttttgactattttttcaaattaatatgcacatgtaattttttcaattttccaaATCGTACCCGCACCGCGAAATTAAAAAACCGCACCACAAAAAATGGTGTGGTGCGGTTTATGCGGTTTGGACTattactaaataattaaactattacaaatacaacaaagtttgagcaacacttgtcaaaaataccataaggcttgaaaataaatatgaaaaaaagcttcaagtttcaacaatacaataattagtgggcttAGGTTGGGTTTTCACATATtgaacctaaataaatataaaaattggtatttttataatatgcggtacggtgcggtttgaaccgcatattaacaattcaaaatcgcaaattgcaccgcaccgcaccgcaccgcgcggtttaagaaaaattcaaactgcGACCGCActgcaaagaatttcaaaccgtattttttttgcggtgtagtgcagtgcgggcggtttgagcgatttgatgaacacccctaatttaATCAGAGCAGGTCTTGAAATTTAGtgaattataagaaaataaatatttttaagtccttattaaaaaaatgtggtatttttcaaaattagtaAAACAAATGAATAATTTTAAAAGGAGATAAATTAGCTAGGTAAGCTCTAGACACAGGCTTATTCTGTCTCTGTCCAGAATCGAGCATGCATTTAATTGATATTTATGTGTAACTATTAACAAATTTTTGGTGGTATTATcacaaatattaaaataaaatttttatgatAAGCCAATTCGACCATAAGCCTTCTCAATCCATGACAAGGTAACCTCAAGGTGTGTATAAAATGAAGAAGAAATGTTAAAAATACATCTTCAAATTATGAGAGAAATAGTTgatttactattattttttttatcatgtcATTTAGTAATATGTTActgaattttgtttttcctCAGAACACTCTCAACAGGTGTTCtattttattctttaaattacatcatcaaaatattatttttttcatttgacGTCTAACTTTTACATTACAACATATATTAGCACTT
This Cannabis sativa cultivar Pink pepper isolate KNU-18-1 chromosome 6, ASM2916894v1, whole genome shotgun sequence DNA region includes the following protein-coding sequences:
- the LOC115694761 gene encoding pollen-specific leucine-rich repeat extensin-like protein 2, producing the protein MGINRDASTPPPVIGKIGPYTVFMTPPPTPSPKPPSSSPPPPQPLFESPKKVAVVVPPPVQPPPQQFEKSVTTTDDGSVLGIFKNAVTKVQNAHSSLDDHLARWFGLNQSKYQWALDDYYENKGLEKGDSKVKDISSKMQSV